In Molothrus ater isolate BHLD 08-10-18 breed brown headed cowbird chromosome 23, BPBGC_Mater_1.1, whole genome shotgun sequence, a single genomic region encodes these proteins:
- the TNFRSF9 gene encoding tumor necrosis factor receptor superfamily member 9 encodes MAPGRALLPAALLALALSPAPAAALPCGAHCPAGTFASPGCGRGAGAPCKPCPAGTFSSAAGSSDCRMCRHCEAPFQYLKNCSSTSDAECTCKEGYRCGDDRCTFCTRSCGVGQESTSNGCRTCRYGTFNDQPSGSCKNWTMCSGNQILVPGTPAKDVICKHASVNSTLVTTLPTTSLDIPFYITVPGKDVQADTIRISLAVAGLSCLVFLLPLCICFSVWQKKKLHAVFKKMHTPEQSVQEDDACSCNFPEEEQGEYQSPGKSTELRDLLEN; translated from the exons ATGGCTCCGGGCCGGGCGCTGCTGCCCGCGGCGCTGCTGGCGCTGGCGCTGAGCCCGGCACCCGCGGCCGCGCTGCCCTGCGGCGCTCACTGCCCGGCGG GTACCTTCGCGAGCCCCGGCTGCGGACGGGGAGCGGGCGCGCCGTGCAAGCCCTGCCCGGCCGGCACCTTCTCCAGCGCGGCGGGAAGCAGCGACTGCAGGATGTGTCGGCACTGCGAAG CACCGtttcagtatttgaaaaatTGCTCCTCAACCAGCGATGCTGAATGCACGTGCAAGGAGGGCTATCGCTGCGGCGATGATCGCTGCACCTTCTGCACCCGAAGCTGTGGCGTGGGTCAGGAGAGCACCAGCAACG GTTGCCGGACTTGCCGCTATGGAACCTTTAATGATCAGCCCAGTGGGTCCTGTAAAAACTGGACAAT GTGCTCTGGAAACCAAATCCTGGTGCCTGGAACTCCAGCAAAAGATGTCATTTGCAAACATGCTTCAGTTAATTCCACTTTAGTCACTACTCTACCTACAACATCTCTTGACATTCCATTTTATATCACCGTGCCAG GGAAGGATGTTCAGGCAGACACAATCAGGATTTCTCTCGCTGTGGCTGGGCTGTCGTGCTTGgtgtttctgctgcctttgtgcATCTGCTTCAGTGTctggcagaaaaagaaactacATGCTGTCTTCAAGAAAA TGCACACACCTGAGCAGTCAGTTCAGGAAGATGATGCCTGCAGCTGCAACTTCCCTGAGGAAGAACAAGGTGAATATCAGAGTCCTGGCAAATCCACAGAATTGAGAGATCTTCTGGAGAACTAG